One genomic region from Sulfolobales archaeon encodes:
- a CDS encoding class I SAM-dependent methyltransferase has protein sequence LRYVVEKYLAGREDLEIIDLGSGFGGVCFKALEILPKAKCTGIDIDPLKVMWSRIASKFKKCGGRARFMWGNIFNIDLGGYDLIYMFLWPPAVAKIEDKIVREARKPTVVISLEHPLKKIYRERYGDFYIGIYP, from the coding sequence GCTCAGATATGTCGTTGAGAAATATCTAGCTGGAAGAGAGGATCTAGAGATCATAGACCTAGGCTCAGGCTTCGGAGGGGTATGCTTCAAAGCACTAGAGATACTCCCCAAGGCTAAATGTACAGGGATAGACATAGATCCTCTTAAGGTTATGTGGAGCAGGATCGCATCTAAATTCAAAAAATGCGGTGGAAGAGCTAGATTCATGTGGGGGAACATCTTCAACATAGACCTAGGGGGATATGACTTGATATATATGTTCCTATGGCCACCAGCAGTAGCGAAGATAGAGGATAAGATCGTGAGGGAGGCTAGGAAGCCAACAGTAGTTATATCCCTAGAACATCCGCTGAAAAAGATCTATAGGGAGAGGTATGGAGACTTCTATATAGGGATCTACCCATAG